The Candidatus Tanganyikabacteria bacterium nucleotide sequence CTGCGCTTGCTGCCCATCAGGGCGGCAAGTATCTCGCTGCGGTGGTAGATGGCGACGCCCTGCTCGCGGGCGGCGACCAGTTCGGGATTGTCGGCCGCGACCGCGGTGGACACGACGACACCGACTTCGCCGGGGCCATCTCCCAGGAGGTCGGCCACGTTGTCCCGGGAATGCCCGATGTGCACGCGAATCCCGCGCTCCTCGAGGCGCCGCACGGTCGGGGAAGGCTGGATGTCCGAGCCGGAGACCTTACCGCCGCCTTCGTGCCAGACCTGCGCCACGGCGCTCATTCCGACGCCCCCGATGCCCACGAAGTGGAGCTGCGACGGGATCCTCAATTTTCGTCCTTTCGCCCGGAGCCCACATGGGGGCCCGGAGGCACAGGCTTGCGGCCTGCCAAGATTGTTGCCACGAAGCTTGCTTTGTTGACTCGGCGGGTGCGACGAATGGTGCCGTGAGACTTTCCGAACTCCACCGATTATCCTCTTCCCGCGCACGCGCGGTAGTGAGTGCCATCACCTTAGGAAAGTGCGCTTCGCGATGTGTCATGCGGTTGTCATGGGTGAGGATCCGACTTGAATTCCGGTAGCATGGCTGCCATGACCATCCAGACTCCCCTCACCCAGCGAGAGACCGTGCGTTACAGCCGGCACCTCGTGCTGCCGGAGGTCGGGCCCGAAGGCCAGGCGCGGCTCAAGCGCGCCGCGGTGGCCTGCGTCGGCGCCGGGGGCCTGGGATCGCCGGTCGCCCTGTACCTCGCCGCGGCCGGCGTCGGGCGTATCGGCCTGATCGACCATGACGCGGTCGAGGAGCACAACCTGCAGCGGCAGGTGCTCTTCCGGCAAGGAGACGTGGGTAGTTCGAAGCTGGCGGCCGCCCGCCGGGAATTGCTCGGCCTCAATCCGGACATAGAGGTCGACGTCCACGAGGTGCGGCTTGCGGCCGGCAACGCCCTGGACGTACTCGGCGGCTACGACATCGTCGTGGACGGCGCCGACAACTTCCCGACCCGCTACCTGGTCAACGACGCGTGCGTGCTGCTGGGCAAGCCGGAGGTGTGGGCGTCCATCTTCCGGTGGGAGGGCCAGGTGGCGGTGTTCGACGCCCGCCGCGGGCCCTGCTACCGCTGCCTGTTCCCGCGGATGCCGGAGGCGGGCAGCGTGCCCAATTGCGCCGAGGGCGGCGTCCTGGGCGTCCTCCCGGGCGTCATGGGCACCCTGCAGGCCAACGAGGTGATCAAGCTCATCCTGGGCCGGGGAGACGCCCTGCTGGGGCGCCTGCTGCTCTTCGACGCCCTCGGGGCGCGGTTCGAGGAGTTGCAGATCGGCAAGGACCCCGCATGCCCCGCCTGCGGGCCGGGCGCGAAGCTGGAATTGCGCGACGAAGCGGAGGTTTGCGAGGTGCCCGACGACGACGCCCTGAACGTCAGCGCCGACTGGCTCAAGGCGCGCATGGACGCGGGGACGGCCCCGCCCATCCTGGATTGCCGGCAGCCGTTCGAGTGGGACATCTGCCAGCTCCCGGGCAGCATGCTGGTGCCGATGGCGGAGATACCCCGGCGCCTCGACGAGTTCGCCAGGGACGCCGAGATCGTCGTGGTCTGCCACCACGGCCGGCGGTCGCTCAACGTGGCGCAGTTCATGCGGCAGCGCGGGTTCGCGCGGGCGCGGTCGCTCGACGGCGGCCTCGACGAGTGGGCGCGCCGCATCGACCCGGCCATGGCGCGGTACTGATAGATACCGCTCACACGACTCCGCCCCGCGTCATTCCGGCGGAAGCCGGAATCTAGCCAGACCTCGGCTAGACCCCGGCTTTCGCCGGAGTGACGAAGACAGCGCAAGGTCATCTGGGCGCCGCTATGCGGTCGGCCCCGGTCGGGTCTACCGCTTGGCGTGCATGGGGCCCTTGGGGCCCTTGGGCTGCGGGGGCTTGAACTCGTCGGGAGTCAGTTTGCCGTCGCCATTGGCGTCCAGCGTGGCGAACGCCTTGGCCTGATCCTCGGCGCGTCGGGCCTCGGCCTTTTGCTTCTCGGCCTCCTGCCTGGCGGCCAGTGCCGGGTACTTGGCCTTGAAGGCCGCTTCGGCCTCGGCCCGCTTGGCATCCTGCTCGGCCTTCAAGGCATCCAGCTCGGCCTTCTCGGCGTCGGTCAGGTCGGCCGGCGGGGCGTGCATTCCCGGCCCCGGCTTGCCTGGACCCTTGTGCCCTGGGCCCATCTTGCCCGGACCCATGCCGGCACCC carries:
- the moeB gene encoding molybdopterin-synthase adenylyltransferase MoeB, producing MTIQTPLTQRETVRYSRHLVLPEVGPEGQARLKRAAVACVGAGGLGSPVALYLAAAGVGRIGLIDHDAVEEHNLQRQVLFRQGDVGSSKLAAARRELLGLNPDIEVDVHEVRLAAGNALDVLGGYDIVVDGADNFPTRYLVNDACVLLGKPEVWASIFRWEGQVAVFDARRGPCYRCLFPRMPEAGSVPNCAEGGVLGVLPGVMGTLQANEVIKLILGRGDALLGRLLLFDALGARFEELQIGKDPACPACGPGAKLELRDEAEVCEVPDDDALNVSADWLKARMDAGTAPPILDCRQPFEWDICQLPGSMLVPMAEIPRRLDEFARDAEIVVVCHHGRRSLNVAQFMRQRGFARARSLDGGLDEWARRIDPAMARY